CGAGAAGGAAATGCAGCTGTGACGAGTGAGACATGCCCCTCGCAGGAAAAAGTCACCCTGTGCCACTCAGACTGTGAGGGTTTTTTAATAAATACCTTTTTCTGCAGAGAAACAGATCAGGTTGTACAGAATACAAACGGCAGGGACAATGACCGAGCAGCGAAGACAGAAGATACTGAGGGCCCTTCTGTCTCACTctggtcttttccaggctgtgaCCCTGacactcagtcacatctgcccatAACCCCAGCTTACTATGGCCAAAAGGCAGAATAAAGGCCTGGGAAGGGACAGACAaaagtgccagcagctgcaaacaCCACAGGTCCTGCCTCAGAGATGGCCGTGCTGGGCAAGCCTCAGCTCTGGGCTGAGGGTACCTGCTGTGAAAGCATCGCTGGGACCGAGCCCGGTGCAGGCAGCTCATGGATGTACAATAGCCTTTCAGTGCTGGTGGAGGGACTGGTGCTGGGGTGAACACCAAGAGGTGGCAGTACTGGGAGCTTCTGGACTAATCTGGGTGGGTTGGTGAGCACAACCACCTTTCTAGCCCATCAGACACGATGGGGAAAAAGACAGCGCTGTTGCTTGGACCCCAAACGCAGCTGCCCATGAAAAAGGGATGCTCTGGTCTCACAGCAAAGCACGTGCTTCTGTCCTGCCTTGGCACCACAATCACCTAAGTCAGGATTTGGCCTTACTCCCGACACGCTGGCATCACTGGATCATGGCATCGTCAGCCATctctcacctctgcagctgttTCTGTCACAAGGCACTCCCACACCAAGACCATGACCACCAAGCACTCTGGCCACCTGAAGGGCTTGCAGGAGAGTAGGGTTTTGCATTCCCATTTACCTGCTCTGGAGGACAAAGAGCCCTGAGCAGAAGAGGTTTGGCCCATCCACATCCAGCATCCTATCTCTAGGGCAGACACCAGACTGGCATGCTCCAGGAAAGAAGAGCATCCCCATCTCTTAAAGCCATGGGACTACCTTTGGCTTGAGGTTAGAGATGACCCCCATCAGCCAACTTGGCTGTGGCCAGCCCTCCAGCTGGCTGGCACCCCACAGGGGGAAAGCAAAGATCATCAGGAAAAAGACCCACTACTCCAAAGTCACTTACCTGACATACAAGAGCACCACAAGCCTTTCCACCTTTGCAAAGGCATCTAGGAGATCCAAGAGCACCTCCCTGACTGCTCCTCCATGACCTCTGCACAGCAAACATCACTACAGGTACCGGCAGGATGGACTGGGCTCCCCACTCCCACCTGGCAGCAAATCCACACAAGGTAGGAACCTTCCCCAAAAACAGAACATGGACACCAACTGTGGGGATGGGCAGAGATTAACTGCACCTCTCCTGCACCCCCAACTCTTAATCAGAGCCCTGAGCAGCAAAACAGGGCCCGATGAGGATGCAGGGTAAGGCTGAGCAACGCCCTAGGGAGGCTGTCATGGGAAATGCTATGTCTATTGGAGAGGGAAGTGAGGAAACCAAATGCACCATGGGGAGAGCCCCACATTGAGCCAGGAacaagctgctctggctgctacAGCACTTATGTGAGCAGGGAGTGAGGGGCGGATGGCTGGCTGGCTCCAGAGCcagcccctcagcccagcctcacCCCACTTGGGGACAGCTGGTTTTGGTTAGGAGGGTAAGGCTATTGTGTGATGGCACCAGCTTGTACAAGTGAAATGGGGTGCCAACTGGCACCTGAAGGGGGTCCCAAGCACAGCAAAGGGAGGGTGGGTAAGCATGAGTGTGTGaagaggcaggagggaggcagaCCCACTAtttgcccacggcaggggcaGCGGCCATGATCTCTTCATACTTGGGTGGTGGGTCACTGTAGGAGACGCTGGTCTcttcaccactgctgctctctgggtggCCTGTCACCTCCTCATaggaaggtggaggggtggcaCTGGACAGTCTGGAGAGGACAGAGGCCGAATGCTCTGGCGGGTAAAGGGTGCCATCgtgctgggctgtgcccccagctctgccatctcCAGCTCCCCGGTTGCTGGTTTCTCGCTGGTACTGGGTCTCGCCTTGGCTCTGCGACCGCTCCCGATACACCATGACCCTGGGGAGGCTGCGTCCCGTTCGGCTGGCCAGGTAACGGCTTTGAGCATAGGAGGGGCGGTGGCGGGTGGCCTTTTGGAGCTGGCACCTCCAGATGATGAAGAGAGCGATGACTATCAGAAGAGCCACTCCCAAGAGCGGTACCACCACATACATAGCGTCTGAGCGCTCCGTGCTGTGCCCAGGGTCCTTGACAGAGTAGACAGAGTTGGTGTAACTCTTCCAAAACTCCATCTGTGGCAGGAACAGATAACAACACgcattacaggtgggacaagcATTTCCTGACCACCACCACTCATCATTGCCCTTCCTAGGTCCACAAAACAAGCATTTTTGCCCCTCAGCACTCTCACCAAGGTTGCCAGCATGTGGGGCACTCCGGGAACCAACACAAAAGATCATGGGAACCATCCCTCAACAGCAGCCAAGAACCCCCACAATGAGCAGGGAGCAATTTGTCTAACACCAGCTCCAG
This genomic window from Pogoniulus pusillus isolate bPogPus1 chromosome 19, bPogPus1.pri, whole genome shotgun sequence contains:
- the PRRG3 gene encoding transmembrane gamma-carboxyglutamic acid protein 3, translated to MAMFLGARNAHSVLKRFPRANGFLEEIRQGTIERECIEEVCSYEEVKEVFENKEKTMEFWKSYTNSVYSVKDPGHSTERSDAMYVVVPLLGVALLIVIALFIIWRCQLQKATRHRPSYAQSRYLASRTGRSLPRVMVYRERSQSQGETQYQRETSNRGAGDGRAGGTAQHDGTLYPPEHSASVLSRLSSATPPPSYEEVTGHPESSSGEETSVSYSDPPPKYEEIMAAAPAVGK